In Desulfobacterales bacterium, a single window of DNA contains:
- a CDS encoding oligosaccharide flippase family protein: MGRTKGNTRSQAIVLGMANMIVSLAMFAAPMILVRLLDRSDFAEYRLFWLLANTAHLIAPLGLPRSLMYFLPRVDRQEKASYVTQVIMMLCITGLLAAFLVSPLNPLFPERLQLEGGYIVPAFVFLWVLSCLVETLPTADQNFTCQAFALISNSVSRLALVTGAAYFTGDIQYVFLSLLLFVLFKLAILAFYLRKHHPVRFSSLSWARIKAQISYALPFGLANIIDNLRRQVEQWIVALIFLPEMFAVFSLGALEIPVLRLLRRTLGQVVFPKMSQAHVQGDFKRVLYLNQSANLAVAFVVFPLAAFIFVQAKPLVTLLFTREYVGAAVVFQIYLVLTIARVIDVSNIMMIFSQKLFMTKVSLVLLLGSSLLSYLGARTLGIAGAACGSVIAQILITIITYQRATRLLRVRFIELQDWQSLGHAMFGSVIAAAATSFFLHMLGPDLDLLFRITAGAFLFSTAYAGYLWFSGYGWVFKTFANKADWSKEFMKKRHPGNGTP, from the coding sequence ATGGGACGGACAAAAGGTAATACCCGCTCGCAAGCCATTGTTCTCGGCATGGCCAACATGATCGTGTCGTTGGCCATGTTTGCCGCGCCGATGATTCTTGTTCGTCTGCTGGACAGGTCTGATTTTGCCGAATACCGTCTTTTCTGGCTGCTGGCCAACACGGCGCACCTCATTGCCCCATTGGGCCTGCCCAGAAGCCTGATGTATTTCCTGCCGCGGGTCGACCGGCAGGAAAAGGCCAGCTATGTGACCCAGGTTATCATGATGCTGTGCATTACCGGGTTGCTGGCCGCCTTTCTGGTCAGTCCTCTCAACCCTCTGTTCCCTGAAAGGCTTCAGCTGGAGGGCGGATATATCGTCCCGGCATTTGTTTTTCTCTGGGTACTCTCCTGCCTTGTTGAAACCCTGCCGACAGCGGACCAGAATTTCACCTGCCAGGCATTTGCCCTGATCAGCAATTCGGTGTCGCGGCTGGCCCTTGTCACCGGCGCGGCCTATTTTACCGGGGATATTCAGTACGTTTTTTTATCGTTACTGCTATTTGTCCTTTTCAAGCTGGCGATCCTGGCCTTTTACCTCAGAAAGCACCACCCGGTCAGATTTTCAAGTCTGAGCTGGGCCCGCATAAAGGCGCAGATCAGCTACGCCCTGCCCTTTGGACTGGCCAACATCATCGATAACCTGCGCCGCCAGGTGGAGCAGTGGATCGTGGCCCTGATTTTCCTGCCGGAGATGTTTGCGGTCTTTTCCCTCGGAGCCCTGGAAATACCCGTCCTCCGGCTGCTGAGACGGACCCTGGGCCAGGTGGTTTTTCCAAAAATGAGCCAGGCCCATGTCCAGGGAGATTTCAAACGGGTGCTTTACCTCAACCAGAGCGCCAACCTTGCCGTTGCTTTTGTGGTCTTTCCCCTGGCCGCTTTTATTTTCGTCCAGGCGAAACCCCTGGTCACATTGTTGTTCACCCGGGAATATGTGGGCGCTGCGGTGGTGTTTCAAATCTACCTCGTCCTGACCATTGCCAGGGTGATTGATGTTTCCAATATCATGATGATATTCAGCCAGAAGCTTTTCATGACCAAGGTCAGTCTGGTCCTGCTGCTGGGTTCCAGCCTGTTAAGCTACCTGGGGGCCCGAACCCTGGGTATCGCCGGGGCGGCCTGCGGCAGCGTGATTGCCCAGATTTTAATTACGATAATCACCTATCAGCGGGCCACCCGGTTACTCCGGGTCCGCTTTATCGAGTTGCAGGACTGGCAAAGCCTGGGACATGCCATGTTCGGTTCGGTCATTGCCGCGGCGGCAACATCCTTTTTCCTGCATATGTTGGGCCCGGACCTCGACTTACTGTTCAGAATTACAGCTGGGGCCTTTCTTTTCAGCACAGCATATGCGGGCTATCTCTGGTTTTCGGGGTATGGTTGGGTTTTTAAGACATTTGCCAACAAGGCGGACTGGAGTAAAGAGTTTATGAAAAAAAGGCATCCCGGGAACGGAACCCCCTGA
- a CDS encoding O-antigen ligase family protein, with protein MFDLSTAQFVQLIAALGLGVLVFIFSVAGLYRKLFNLVIITLPFQFISSRFGTLNMAFIFVVGISVFLGRKGEKDPGRFLIPVSSCLFLVGMAYALSFFNNPRPLLVLQVTYLIGLFSSVVLFYTTYRLINREDELHQFFKLLLIMNVLVLGYCVLQVIAGFTQIVPFGIQEFAFVKNRLHAAIDERRLTGPFSGPGLLAEYFVLMVFIQSYYLMATGRMKRIVIPVLFGNLCAMVGTGNRGAPIAMVIGLFIFIFLFRRQLGPAKILKFMVVGILLSAAASVIMLRYTQFNVLYDRFADTEIQGFTPDTRRGWPEYIKRALETPILGKGVRMILVSDLYDEKGRKKVSGVPASAAMGYPHSLYIYLFYTLGMVGLLAYALLAVCLYACFFNMSRVRTDSRFVEGIPRLAIVVLTVFCIDQFKIEFLRHTYSDYQQFLAATLAMFLASNKIAAREKPGDKHDG; from the coding sequence ATGTTTGATCTTAGTACAGCCCAGTTTGTCCAGTTGATAGCCGCCCTGGGGCTGGGGGTGCTGGTGTTCATTTTCAGCGTTGCCGGCCTGTACCGCAAGCTGTTCAACCTGGTGATCATCACCCTGCCCTTTCAATTCATCTCCAGCAGGTTCGGCACCCTCAACATGGCCTTCATCTTTGTGGTCGGGATCAGTGTTTTTCTCGGTCGAAAAGGGGAAAAAGACCCGGGCCGTTTCCTGATACCCGTCTCCTCCTGCCTTTTCCTGGTCGGCATGGCCTATGCCCTGTCGTTTTTCAACAACCCCCGGCCGTTGCTGGTATTGCAGGTCACATACCTGATCGGTCTTTTTTCAAGTGTTGTTCTTTTTTATACAACCTACCGGCTCATCAACCGCGAAGACGAACTGCACCAGTTCTTCAAACTCCTGCTTATCATGAACGTGCTGGTGCTGGGCTACTGCGTGCTCCAGGTAATAGCCGGGTTCACCCAGATAGTGCCGTTTGGAATCCAGGAATTCGCCTTTGTCAAAAACAGGCTCCACGCGGCCATTGACGAGCGGCGGCTCACCGGGCCTTTTTCAGGCCCCGGGCTGCTCGCCGAATACTTTGTTCTCATGGTGTTCATCCAGAGCTACTACCTCATGGCAACCGGCCGGATGAAGCGGATCGTCATCCCGGTTCTGTTCGGCAACCTCTGCGCCATGGTCGGGACCGGCAACCGCGGGGCCCCCATTGCGATGGTTATCGGCCTTTTTATTTTCATATTTCTTTTCAGGCGCCAGCTTGGTCCCGCAAAAATATTAAAATTCATGGTGGTGGGGATACTTCTCTCCGCCGCGGCCAGCGTCATCATGCTGCGCTATACCCAGTTTAACGTGCTGTACGACCGATTCGCAGACACGGAAATTCAGGGGTTCACCCCGGACACCAGGAGGGGGTGGCCGGAATATATCAAGCGGGCGCTGGAAACCCCCATCCTCGGCAAGGGGGTCCGGATGATCCTGGTTTCGGACCTCTACGACGAAAAGGGCAGAAAGAAGGTCTCCGGGGTGCCGGCCAGTGCGGCCATGGGATATCCCCACAGCCTGTATATCTATCTCTTCTACACCCTGGGCATGGTCGGCCTGCTGGCATATGCCCTGCTGGCGGTCTGCCTGTATGCCTGTTTCTTCAACATGAGCCGGGTCCGGACGGACAGCCGGTTCGTGGAAGGTATCCCCAGGCTGGCCATTGTTGTTCTGACCGTATTCTGTATCGACCAGTTTAAAATCGAATTTCTCCGCCACACTTATTCTGACTACCAACAATTTCTGGCCGCGACCCTGGCCATGTTCCTTGCAAGCAACAAGATAGCGGCCAGGGAAAAACCGGGTGATAAGCACGATGGCTGA
- a CDS encoding sulfotransferase gives MADKKKFVILTSPRTGSTYIRLWLNSHSQIRCHGELFLWKYKYEDGFRHYCAESVLDRTLHVFYRNRLLRKLGLNPHLNRAVAEYLRRFADDPAFPLPWTQYDMADADKPAGGKTVIGFKMMYNQLKATPEVQQWIARGKVSILHLVRENDLKRFVSLVRMKSTGTSHVQGNNVKPRPVTIPIGRMMIFLHRSRQEVQAYRELYARGNPYLEITYENFFSDMAASRQAILSFLGVIDEEMEEARLKKTSTDSIAGEIVNHRAVIKALSGTEFEKFLAVYQT, from the coding sequence ATGGCTGACAAGAAAAAATTTGTCATTCTGACCTCCCCGAGGACTGGTTCGACCTATATCCGCCTCTGGCTCAACAGCCATTCGCAGATTCGCTGTCATGGTGAGCTGTTCCTGTGGAAGTACAAATATGAAGACGGTTTCCGGCATTACTGTGCGGAATCGGTACTGGATCGAACTCTTCATGTTTTTTACCGGAACCGGTTACTCAGGAAACTTGGTTTGAACCCGCACCTGAACAGGGCAGTGGCGGAATACCTGCGGCGTTTCGCGGACGACCCCGCTTTTCCGCTGCCATGGACACAGTATGACATGGCTGATGCCGATAAGCCGGCCGGCGGCAAGACGGTAATCGGCTTCAAGATGATGTACAACCAGTTGAAGGCCACACCGGAGGTGCAGCAGTGGATCGCAAGGGGCAAGGTCTCCATTCTCCATCTTGTCCGGGAGAACGACCTCAAGCGTTTCGTCTCCCTCGTACGGATGAAAAGTACCGGGACATCCCATGTGCAAGGCAATAATGTCAAACCCCGGCCAGTGACCATCCCCATCGGCAGGATGATGATTTTTCTGCATCGCAGCCGCCAGGAAGTGCAGGCCTATCGCGAATTGTATGCCCGCGGGAATCCCTATCTTGAAATAACCTATGAGAATTTTTTCAGTGATATGGCGGCCAGCCGGCAAGCGATCCTCTCTTTCCTGGGCGTTATCGATGAGGAGATGGAAGAGGCCAGGCTGAAAAAAACGAGCACCGACTCCATTGCCGGGGAGATTGTCAATCACCGGGCGGTGATCAAGGCCCTTTCCGGTACGGAATTCGAAAAATTTCTTGCTGTCTATCAAACTTGA
- a CDS encoding sulfotransferase — protein MQKDSPIFIAAGGRSGSTWVQDVLGRANGLRTVFEPLHPGRISSAGPFAYKYIPDDREEPELKKFLDEVIWGGRGRLWANYRINRNHLWHGWPAFSSLAKAKAQMARYCKMFERYRRYRGMKVGQRPIVKFIRANLMLGWLHKNYSSPILVLLRHPGAVVESKMRLWQGGWRYDELSAYLRDRTLREDYLSGISIGDVNDMSRAEGFATVWCIETLVALDKVRSHGLAMAFYENLLKDQDKEWQRIVQQLGLAEVPAGQWLRQPSQQSSPDRKGTIFDQSTLGNWMARMSDKDRLIIEEVLNRFGITAYSMNSPMPGNGALRS, from the coding sequence ATGCAAAAGGACAGCCCCATTTTCATCGCTGCCGGCGGGAGGAGCGGCTCCACCTGGGTCCAGGACGTTCTGGGCCGGGCAAATGGCCTGCGGACGGTGTTTGAGCCCCTTCACCCGGGAAGAATTTCCAGCGCCGGGCCCTTTGCATATAAATATATTCCCGATGACCGGGAGGAACCGGAACTCAAAAAATTTCTCGATGAGGTCATATGGGGAGGCCGTGGCCGGCTGTGGGCGAACTACCGGATAAACAGAAACCATCTCTGGCACGGCTGGCCGGCTTTTTCTTCATTGGCCAAGGCCAAGGCCCAGATGGCCAGATATTGTAAGATGTTTGAAAGATATCGCAGATACAGGGGGATGAAAGTCGGGCAACGGCCCATCGTGAAATTTATTCGAGCAAATTTGATGCTTGGCTGGCTCCATAAAAACTATTCATCGCCGATTCTGGTGTTATTGCGGCATCCCGGCGCGGTGGTAGAGTCAAAGATGCGGCTCTGGCAAGGTGGCTGGAGGTATGATGAGTTGTCGGCCTACCTGCGGGACCGGACGCTCCGGGAAGACTATTTGTCCGGCATTAGCATTGGGGATGTTAATGATATGAGCAGGGCCGAGGGATTTGCCACGGTCTGGTGTATTGAAACCCTGGTTGCCCTGGACAAGGTCCGCAGCCATGGCCTGGCAATGGCGTTTTACGAAAACCTGCTTAAGGATCAGGACAAGGAGTGGCAGCGTATTGTGCAACAATTAGGCCTGGCAGAAGTCCCGGCCGGACAATGGCTCCGGCAACCTTCCCAGCAGAGTTCGCCAGACCGGAAGGGCACGATCTTTGATCAGAGTACCCTTGGTAACTGGATGGCAAGAATGTCGGATAAAGATCGCCTGATAATCGAAGAGGTGTTGAACCGGTTCGGTATCACGGCATATTCCATGAACTCTCCCATGCCCGGTAATGGGGCGTTACGGTCCTGA